One genomic segment of Hevea brasiliensis isolate MT/VB/25A 57/8 chromosome 3, ASM3005281v1, whole genome shotgun sequence includes these proteins:
- the LOC110653599 gene encoding protein TOPLESS-RELATED PROTEIN 2 isoform X1: MSSLSRELVFLILQFLEEEKFKETVHKLEQESGFFFNMKHFEDQVQAGEWDEVERYLCGFTKVEDNRYSMKIFFEIRKQKYLEALDRQDRAKAVEILVKDLKVFASFNEELFKEITQLLTLDNFRQNEQLSKYGDTKSARNIMLVELKKLIEANPLFRDKLTFPSFKSSRLRTLINQSLNWQHQLCKNPRPNPDIKTLFTDHSCTPTTANGARPPPPTNNPIVGPIPKAGAFPPIGAHGPFQPVVSPAPGAIAGWMSSNNPSLPHPAVAAGPPGLVQPSSAAAFLKHPRTPSGMTGIDYQSADSEHLMKRMRAGQSDEVSFSGVAHTPNVYSQDDLAKTVVRSLNQGSNVMSMDFHPQQQTILLVGTNVGDISLWEVGSRERLAHKPFKVWDISVASMPLQQTALLNDAAISVNRCVWGSDGLMLGVAFSKHIVQIYTYNPTGELRQHLEIDAHIGGVNDIAFAHPNKQLCIVTCGDDKMIKVWDAVAGRRQYTFEGHEAPVYSVCPHYKENIQFIFSTAIDGKIKAWLYDSLGSRVDYDAPGLWCTMMAYSADGTRLFSCGTSKEGESHLVEWNESEGTIKRTYSGFRKRSSGVVQFDTTRSRFLAAGDEFQIKFWDMDNINMLTAVDADGGLPASPRLRFNKEGSLLAVTTSDNGIKILANSDGLRLIRMLESRAIDKNRSPSEPINSKPLIVNALGPVANVSSGIAPVLERSDRIPPAVTISSLGTMDNSRLVDVKPRISDELDKIKSWKIPDIVDPSQLKALRLPDSIATGKVVRLIYTNSGLALLALASNAVHKLWKWQRSERNQSGKATAYVAPQLWQPPSGTLMTNDISDNKPAEESAACIALSKNDSYVMSASGGKVSLFNMMTFKVMTTFMSPPPAATFLAFHPQDNNIIAIGMEDSSVQIYNVRVDEVKTKLKGHQSRITGLAFSQSLNVLVSSGADAQLCVWSIDGWEKRKSKFIQAPPGRQSPLTGETRVQFHNDQTHLLVIHESQIAIYDSKLECLRSWYPKDTLIAPISSAIYSSDGLLVYTGFCDGAVGVFDADGLRVRCRIAPSAYIPSFVAGNTAYPMVIAAHPSEPNQIALGMSDGAVHVIEPSDVELKWGGPSSQENGPLPSNSSNPSLSGQQSELPSR, translated from the exons ATGTCTTCGTTGAGTAGGGAATTGGTGTTTTTAATCTTACAGTTCTTGGAGGAGGAGAAGTTCAAGGAAACAGTTCATAA GTTAGAGCAAGAGTCTGGTTTTTTCTTCAATATGAAACATTTTGAGGATCAAGTTCAGGCTGGTGAATGGGATGAGGTTGAGCGTTATTTGTGTGGGTTCACAAAGGTTGAAGATAATCGCTACTCCATGAAGATTTTCTTCGAAATTAGGAAGCAGAAATATTTAGAAGCTCTTGACAG GCAGGATCGGGCAAAAGCTGTTGAGATTCTTGTCAAGGACCTTAAGGTTTTTGCATCCTTCAATGAAGAACTCTTCAAGGAGATAACTCAGTTACTTACTCTTGATAATTTTAG GCAAAATGAGCAGCTTTCCAAATATGGAGACACAAAATCAGCTCGAAACATCATGCTTGTGGAACTTAAAAAGCTTATTGAAGCAAACCCATTATTTCGTGACAAGCTTACATTTCCATCCTTCAAAAGCTCGCGCCTAAGGACTTTAATAAACCAGAG TCTAAATTGGCAGCATCAGCTTTGCAAAAATCCTCGCCCAAATCCTGATATTAAAACACTCTTCACAGATCATTCTTGCACGCCGACAACTGCTAATGGGGCTCGCCCTCCTCCTCCCACAAACAATCCCATTGTGGGACCAATTCCCAAGGCTGGTGCATTTCCTCCAATTGGTGCCCATGGT CCATTTCAGCCTGTTGTTTCCCCAGCTCCTGGTGCTATTGCTGGGTGGATGTCAAGCAATAATCCTTCTTTGCCTCACCCTGCTGTGGCAGCAGGGCCTCCTGGTCTTGTGCAGCCTTCTAGTGCAG CTGCCTTCTTGAAACACCCAAGAACACCCTCTGGTATGACTGGGATTGATTATCAATCAGCTGATTCAGAGCACTTGATGAAGCGTATGCGCGCTGGCCAATCTGATGAG GTGTCATTTTCTGGTGTAGCACATACTCCCAATGTCTATTCACAGGATGACCTGGCCAAAACTGTTGTACGGTCCCTTAATCAAGGATCTAATGTTATGAGCATGGACTTCCATCCACAGCAGCAAACCATTTTGCTAG TTGGGACAAATGTTGGTGACATTAGCCTTTGGGAAGTTGGCTCCCGGGAAAGGTTGGCACATAAACCCTTCAAAGTGTGGGATATCTCAGTTGCTTCAATGCCACTGCAG CAGACAGCATTGTTGAATGATGCTGCAATATCAGTGAATCGATGTGTCTGGGGATCTGATGGACTTATGCTTG GGGTTGCATTTTCTAAACATATAGTGCAGATTTATACTTACAATCCAACTGGAGAACTGAGACAGCATTTAGAG ATTGATGCCCATATTGGTGGGGTTAATGACATAGCATTTGCTCATCCCAACAAGCAGCTATGCATCGTCACTTGTGGTGATGACAAGATGATTAAG GTTTGGGATGCTGTAGCTGGACGCAGGCAATATACATTTGAAGGCCATGAAGCTCCTGTATATTCTGTTTGCCCTCATTACAAAGAAAATATCCAG TTCATTTTTTCTACAGCAATTGATGGGAAGATTAAGGCTTGGCTATATGATTCTTTGGGATCTAGAGTGGACTATGATGCTCCTGGACTTTGGTGTACCATGATGGCATACAGTGCAGATGGGACTAG GCTTTTTTCATGTGGAACAAGTAAAGAAGGTGAATCTCATCTAGTTGAGTGGAATGAGAGTGAAGGAACTATCAAACGGACGTATTCTGGTTTTAGGAAGCGTTCTTCAGGCGTTGTTCAGTTTGACACAACAAGGAGCCGCTTCTTAGCTGCTGGTGATGAATTTCAGATTAAGTTTTGGGATATGGATAATATCAACATGTTGACAGCAGTTGATGCAGATGGGGGCTTACCG GCAAGTCCTAGACTGAGATTCAACAAGGAAGGTTCCTTGTTAGCAGTCACAACTAGTGATAATGGTATCAAAATTTTAGCTAATAGTGATGGATTGCGCCTAATAAGGATGCTGGAGAGCAGGGCTATTGATAAAAATCGTAGCCCATCTGAACCTATCAACTCTAAG CCACTGATTGTTAATGCACTTGGGCCTGTGGCAAATGTTTCTTCTGGCATTGCTCCGGTACTAGAACGCTCAGATAGAATCCCACCTGCTGTGACCATTAGCAGTCTT GGTACGATGGACAACAGTAGGCTTGTTGATGTTAAACCACGGATTTCAGATGAATTAGACAAGATTAAGAGCTGGAAAATTCCTGATATTGTTGATCCATCTCAATTGAAAGCTCTACGTTTGCCTGACTCCATAGCAACTGGCAAG GTTGTGCGTCTGATTTACACCAACTCTGGTCTAGCTCTGTTGGCCCTTGCCTCCAATGCTGTTCACAAACTTTGGAAATGGCAGCGCAGTGAAAGGAATCAATCTGGAAAG GCTACTGCATATGTTGCACCGCAGTTGTGGCAGCCTCCTAGTGGAACTCTTATGACTAATGACATAAGTGATAATAAACCAGCTGAAGAATCTGCTGCGTGCATTGCTTTATCCAAGAATGATTCTTACGTCATGTCTGCATCTGGTGGGAAGGTATCTTTGTTCAACATGATGACATTCAAG GTCATGACGACATTTATGTCCCCACCTCCTGCTGCCACATTTTTGGCCTTCCATCCTCAGGACAATAATATCATTGCTATTGGCATGGAAGATTCTTCAGTGCAAATTTATAATGTTAGAGTTGATGAG GTTAAAACAAAGCTTAAGGGCCACCAAAGTCGAATAACAGGACTTGCATTTTCCCAAAGTTTAAATGTACTGGTGTCTTCTGGGGCTGATGCACAG TTATGCGTGTGGAGCATTGATGGATGGGAGAAAAGGaaatcaaaatttatacaagCACCACCTGGTCGCCAATCCCCATTGACAGGCGAAACTAGAGTTCAATTTCACAATGATCAAACACATCTATTGGTTATCCATGAGAGCCAAATTGCCATTTATGATAGCAAACTTGAATGCTTGCGTTCA TGGTATCCAAAGGACACGCTTATTGCTCCCATTTCAAGTGCGATATATTCCAGTGATGGTTTGCTGGTTTATACGGGTTTTTGTGATGGTGCTGTTGGCGTTTTTGATGCAGATGGCTTGAGGGTCAGGTGTAGAATAGCACCTTCTGCTTACATACCTTCATTTGTGGCAGG CAACACTGCATATCCTATGGTTATAGCAGCTCATCCATCTGAGCCCAATCAGATTGCACTTGGCATGAGTGATGGTGCAGTGCATGTGATTGAACCATCTGATGTAGAACTCAAGTGGGGTGGGCCATCCTCGCAAGAGAATGGCCCCCTACCttctaactcatcaaatccttctcTGAGTGGTCAACAATCAGAGCTTCCTTCCAGGTGA
- the LOC110653599 gene encoding protein TOPLESS-RELATED PROTEIN 2 isoform X2, giving the protein MSSLSRELVFLILQFLEEEKFKETVHKLEQESGFFFNMKHFEDQVQAGEWDEVERYLCGFTKVEDNRYSMKIFFEIRKQKYLEALDRQDRAKAVEILVKDLKVFASFNEELFKEITQLLTLDNFRQNEQLSKYGDTKSARNIMLVELKKLIEANPLFRDKLTFPSFKSSRLRTLINQSLNWQHQLCKNPRPNPDIKTLFTDHSCTPTTANGARPPPPTNNPIVGPIPKAGAFPPIGAHGPFQPVVSPAPGAIAGWMSSNNPSLPHPAVAAGPPGLVQPSSAAAFLKHPRTPSGMTGIDYQSADSEHLMKRMRAGQSDEVSFSGVAHTPNVYSQDDLAKTVVRSLNQGSNVMSMDFHPQQQTILLVGTNVGDISLWEVGSRERLAHKPFKVWDISVASMPLQTALLNDAAISVNRCVWGSDGLMLGVAFSKHIVQIYTYNPTGELRQHLEIDAHIGGVNDIAFAHPNKQLCIVTCGDDKMIKVWDAVAGRRQYTFEGHEAPVYSVCPHYKENIQFIFSTAIDGKIKAWLYDSLGSRVDYDAPGLWCTMMAYSADGTRLFSCGTSKEGESHLVEWNESEGTIKRTYSGFRKRSSGVVQFDTTRSRFLAAGDEFQIKFWDMDNINMLTAVDADGGLPASPRLRFNKEGSLLAVTTSDNGIKILANSDGLRLIRMLESRAIDKNRSPSEPINSKPLIVNALGPVANVSSGIAPVLERSDRIPPAVTISSLGTMDNSRLVDVKPRISDELDKIKSWKIPDIVDPSQLKALRLPDSIATGKVVRLIYTNSGLALLALASNAVHKLWKWQRSERNQSGKATAYVAPQLWQPPSGTLMTNDISDNKPAEESAACIALSKNDSYVMSASGGKVSLFNMMTFKVMTTFMSPPPAATFLAFHPQDNNIIAIGMEDSSVQIYNVRVDEVKTKLKGHQSRITGLAFSQSLNVLVSSGADAQLCVWSIDGWEKRKSKFIQAPPGRQSPLTGETRVQFHNDQTHLLVIHESQIAIYDSKLECLRSWYPKDTLIAPISSAIYSSDGLLVYTGFCDGAVGVFDADGLRVRCRIAPSAYIPSFVAGNTAYPMVIAAHPSEPNQIALGMSDGAVHVIEPSDVELKWGGPSSQENGPLPSNSSNPSLSGQQSELPSR; this is encoded by the exons ATGTCTTCGTTGAGTAGGGAATTGGTGTTTTTAATCTTACAGTTCTTGGAGGAGGAGAAGTTCAAGGAAACAGTTCATAA GTTAGAGCAAGAGTCTGGTTTTTTCTTCAATATGAAACATTTTGAGGATCAAGTTCAGGCTGGTGAATGGGATGAGGTTGAGCGTTATTTGTGTGGGTTCACAAAGGTTGAAGATAATCGCTACTCCATGAAGATTTTCTTCGAAATTAGGAAGCAGAAATATTTAGAAGCTCTTGACAG GCAGGATCGGGCAAAAGCTGTTGAGATTCTTGTCAAGGACCTTAAGGTTTTTGCATCCTTCAATGAAGAACTCTTCAAGGAGATAACTCAGTTACTTACTCTTGATAATTTTAG GCAAAATGAGCAGCTTTCCAAATATGGAGACACAAAATCAGCTCGAAACATCATGCTTGTGGAACTTAAAAAGCTTATTGAAGCAAACCCATTATTTCGTGACAAGCTTACATTTCCATCCTTCAAAAGCTCGCGCCTAAGGACTTTAATAAACCAGAG TCTAAATTGGCAGCATCAGCTTTGCAAAAATCCTCGCCCAAATCCTGATATTAAAACACTCTTCACAGATCATTCTTGCACGCCGACAACTGCTAATGGGGCTCGCCCTCCTCCTCCCACAAACAATCCCATTGTGGGACCAATTCCCAAGGCTGGTGCATTTCCTCCAATTGGTGCCCATGGT CCATTTCAGCCTGTTGTTTCCCCAGCTCCTGGTGCTATTGCTGGGTGGATGTCAAGCAATAATCCTTCTTTGCCTCACCCTGCTGTGGCAGCAGGGCCTCCTGGTCTTGTGCAGCCTTCTAGTGCAG CTGCCTTCTTGAAACACCCAAGAACACCCTCTGGTATGACTGGGATTGATTATCAATCAGCTGATTCAGAGCACTTGATGAAGCGTATGCGCGCTGGCCAATCTGATGAG GTGTCATTTTCTGGTGTAGCACATACTCCCAATGTCTATTCACAGGATGACCTGGCCAAAACTGTTGTACGGTCCCTTAATCAAGGATCTAATGTTATGAGCATGGACTTCCATCCACAGCAGCAAACCATTTTGCTAG TTGGGACAAATGTTGGTGACATTAGCCTTTGGGAAGTTGGCTCCCGGGAAAGGTTGGCACATAAACCCTTCAAAGTGTGGGATATCTCAGTTGCTTCAATGCCACTGCAG ACAGCATTGTTGAATGATGCTGCAATATCAGTGAATCGATGTGTCTGGGGATCTGATGGACTTATGCTTG GGGTTGCATTTTCTAAACATATAGTGCAGATTTATACTTACAATCCAACTGGAGAACTGAGACAGCATTTAGAG ATTGATGCCCATATTGGTGGGGTTAATGACATAGCATTTGCTCATCCCAACAAGCAGCTATGCATCGTCACTTGTGGTGATGACAAGATGATTAAG GTTTGGGATGCTGTAGCTGGACGCAGGCAATATACATTTGAAGGCCATGAAGCTCCTGTATATTCTGTTTGCCCTCATTACAAAGAAAATATCCAG TTCATTTTTTCTACAGCAATTGATGGGAAGATTAAGGCTTGGCTATATGATTCTTTGGGATCTAGAGTGGACTATGATGCTCCTGGACTTTGGTGTACCATGATGGCATACAGTGCAGATGGGACTAG GCTTTTTTCATGTGGAACAAGTAAAGAAGGTGAATCTCATCTAGTTGAGTGGAATGAGAGTGAAGGAACTATCAAACGGACGTATTCTGGTTTTAGGAAGCGTTCTTCAGGCGTTGTTCAGTTTGACACAACAAGGAGCCGCTTCTTAGCTGCTGGTGATGAATTTCAGATTAAGTTTTGGGATATGGATAATATCAACATGTTGACAGCAGTTGATGCAGATGGGGGCTTACCG GCAAGTCCTAGACTGAGATTCAACAAGGAAGGTTCCTTGTTAGCAGTCACAACTAGTGATAATGGTATCAAAATTTTAGCTAATAGTGATGGATTGCGCCTAATAAGGATGCTGGAGAGCAGGGCTATTGATAAAAATCGTAGCCCATCTGAACCTATCAACTCTAAG CCACTGATTGTTAATGCACTTGGGCCTGTGGCAAATGTTTCTTCTGGCATTGCTCCGGTACTAGAACGCTCAGATAGAATCCCACCTGCTGTGACCATTAGCAGTCTT GGTACGATGGACAACAGTAGGCTTGTTGATGTTAAACCACGGATTTCAGATGAATTAGACAAGATTAAGAGCTGGAAAATTCCTGATATTGTTGATCCATCTCAATTGAAAGCTCTACGTTTGCCTGACTCCATAGCAACTGGCAAG GTTGTGCGTCTGATTTACACCAACTCTGGTCTAGCTCTGTTGGCCCTTGCCTCCAATGCTGTTCACAAACTTTGGAAATGGCAGCGCAGTGAAAGGAATCAATCTGGAAAG GCTACTGCATATGTTGCACCGCAGTTGTGGCAGCCTCCTAGTGGAACTCTTATGACTAATGACATAAGTGATAATAAACCAGCTGAAGAATCTGCTGCGTGCATTGCTTTATCCAAGAATGATTCTTACGTCATGTCTGCATCTGGTGGGAAGGTATCTTTGTTCAACATGATGACATTCAAG GTCATGACGACATTTATGTCCCCACCTCCTGCTGCCACATTTTTGGCCTTCCATCCTCAGGACAATAATATCATTGCTATTGGCATGGAAGATTCTTCAGTGCAAATTTATAATGTTAGAGTTGATGAG GTTAAAACAAAGCTTAAGGGCCACCAAAGTCGAATAACAGGACTTGCATTTTCCCAAAGTTTAAATGTACTGGTGTCTTCTGGGGCTGATGCACAG TTATGCGTGTGGAGCATTGATGGATGGGAGAAAAGGaaatcaaaatttatacaagCACCACCTGGTCGCCAATCCCCATTGACAGGCGAAACTAGAGTTCAATTTCACAATGATCAAACACATCTATTGGTTATCCATGAGAGCCAAATTGCCATTTATGATAGCAAACTTGAATGCTTGCGTTCA TGGTATCCAAAGGACACGCTTATTGCTCCCATTTCAAGTGCGATATATTCCAGTGATGGTTTGCTGGTTTATACGGGTTTTTGTGATGGTGCTGTTGGCGTTTTTGATGCAGATGGCTTGAGGGTCAGGTGTAGAATAGCACCTTCTGCTTACATACCTTCATTTGTGGCAGG CAACACTGCATATCCTATGGTTATAGCAGCTCATCCATCTGAGCCCAATCAGATTGCACTTGGCATGAGTGATGGTGCAGTGCATGTGATTGAACCATCTGATGTAGAACTCAAGTGGGGTGGGCCATCCTCGCAAGAGAATGGCCCCCTACCttctaactcatcaaatccttctcTGAGTGGTCAACAATCAGAGCTTCCTTCCAGGTGA